Proteins encoded together in one Pseudomonadota bacterium window:
- a CDS encoding DUF2442 domain-containing protein — MYPPVKNVKPLDDYKLLLEFGNGEQRVFDVSPYLSIGKFAELRNLSVFSSVAVKFDSIEWVNHLDIDPEFLYEKSINTKTK, encoded by the coding sequence TATCCACCTGTAAAAAATGTAAAACCTTTAGATGACTATAAATTGCTACTTGAATTTGGAAATGGAGAACAAAGGGTTTTTGATGTCTCCCCCTATTTGAGTATTGGTAAATTCGCCGAATTACGAAATCTATCCGTATTCTCTTCTGTAGCAGTCAAATTTGACAGTATCGAATGGGTTAACCATTTGGACATTGACCCAGAATTCTTATACGAAAAAAGTATAAATACAAAGACCAAATAA
- a CDS encoding HD domain-containing protein — translation MQRNITVNLGNLVLSLSDAMDLASPLLIQHQQRTALVVWKMGKAANLSNERLEKLFIAALLHDIGAFSLEEKISLRNCEVENPEEHCIRGELLLNNIPWLKDSARIIRFHHKEWQHWGESIENPVVLESQLLFLADYLERAINREHYILHQHEDIISKIESLSGSSLHPQVVDLFLSISHSEEFWLDLVSPRLYSILLNEGPFRKIEIDYSDISIIAELFRNIIDFRSRFTSTHSSGVAAAASLLAKIFGLTDVEIGFMEVAGDLHDLGKLAIPNSILNKPGGLTKEEMYVMKSHTYYTYLIINSIGGLKQITEWAAYHHERLDGSGYPFHCMAAELSTGARIMMVADIFTALAEDRPYRKGMSKDDIVRIIKQFSDRSLLDTRIINLLFENYNEIFSYVAEKQAVAREFYEKQFAFIH, via the coding sequence ATGCAACGAAATATTACCGTTAATTTAGGGAATCTGGTTCTTTCACTTTCCGACGCTATGGATTTGGCCAGTCCTTTATTGATACAACATCAACAAAGGACAGCGCTTGTCGTGTGGAAAATGGGGAAGGCCGCAAACCTTTCAAATGAAAGATTAGAAAAACTTTTTATAGCAGCGCTGCTTCATGATATCGGCGCTTTTTCATTGGAAGAAAAAATCTCCCTTCGGAATTGTGAAGTCGAAAATCCCGAAGAACATTGCATTCGTGGCGAGCTTTTGCTCAATAACATACCCTGGTTAAAGGACTCGGCAAGAATCATCAGGTTTCACCACAAAGAGTGGCAGCACTGGGGAGAGTCAATTGAAAATCCCGTTGTTCTTGAGTCACAGTTGTTATTTCTTGCCGATTATCTCGAACGCGCAATAAATCGTGAGCATTATATTCTTCATCAACACGAAGATATTATTTCAAAGATAGAATCTTTGTCCGGCTCTTCATTGCATCCTCAAGTTGTGGATCTTTTCCTCTCGATATCTCATAGCGAAGAATTTTGGTTGGACCTGGTTTCTCCCCGATTGTATTCTATTTTACTTAATGAAGGTCCTTTCAGAAAGATAGAAATAGACTATTCGGATATTTCTATAATAGCCGAGCTTTTTCGAAATATAATTGATTTCCGGTCCCGTTTTACTTCAACTCATTCTTCAGGTGTTGCCGCAGCCGCATCCTTGTTAGCAAAAATTTTCGGACTTACGGACGTAGAAATAGGGTTTATGGAAGTTGCCGGAGATCTGCATGATTTAGGGAAATTGGCAATTCCCAATAGTATTCTGAATAAACCTGGAGGCCTTACAAAAGAAGAGATGTATGTTATGAAATCTCACACGTATTATACTTATCTTATAATTAATAGCATTGGGGGACTTAAGCAGATTACGGAATGGGCTGCTTATCACCATGAAAGACTTGACGGTTCCGGATATCCCTTTCATTGCATGGCAGCCGAGCTAAGTACCGGAGCCCGGATAATGATGGTCGCAGATATATTTACGGCGCTGGCTGAAGACCGGCCATACAGAAAAGGGATGTCCAAAGATGATATTGTTCGTATTATTAAACAGTTTTCTGATCGTAGCCTTTTGGATACCAGAATAATTAATCTCCTTTTTGAGAATTACAACGAGATTTTTTCCTATGTAGCCGAAAAACAGGCTGTTGCCAGGGAGTTCTACGAAAAACAATTTGCTTTTATTCATTAA
- a CDS encoding DNA alkylation repair protein produces MLDALRRDVELLANPEKARVLRRFFKTAPGQYGEGDVFLGIVVPDSRKIAKKYADLAFEEVSALLKSKTHEERLIALFILIAQFEKGNTQIKEEIFRLYLKHTAFINNWDLVDLSAEKIVGAYLERRPKEILYELARSESLWERRISIIATFRFIKEGKYEDTFTIASILLRDREDLIHKATGWMLREVGKRCSEEVEETFLRKHLKEMPRTMLRYAIERFSPEKRRQYLQKT; encoded by the coding sequence ATGCTCGATGCGCTCAGGAGAGATGTGGAACTTCTTGCAAACCCGGAAAAGGCAAGGGTGCTCCGGCGATTCTTCAAGACCGCCCCTGGCCAGTATGGTGAGGGCGACGTCTTTCTCGGCATCGTTGTTCCTGACTCACGCAAGATTGCAAAAAAGTACGCCGATCTCGCTTTCGAGGAGGTTAGCGCCCTCCTGAAATCAAAGACTCACGAAGAGCGGCTCATCGCTCTTTTCATCCTTATCGCACAATTTGAAAAAGGCAATACCCAAATAAAAGAGGAAATATTTCGGCTCTACCTCAAGCATACGGCATTTATCAACAACTGGGACCTTGTCGATCTTTCTGCCGAAAAGATTGTCGGCGCTTACCTCGAAAGAAGGCCAAAAGAGATACTATATGAACTTGCACGGTCGGAAAGCCTCTGGGAGAGACGTATCTCCATCATCGCCACATTTCGTTTTATCAAAGAGGGGAAATACGAGGATACCTTCACCATTGCAAGTATCCTGCTCCGGGACAGGGAAGATCTTATCCATAAAGCAACGGGTTGGATGCTGAGAGAGGTGGGAAAACGCTGCTCGGAAGAGGTGGAGGAAACATTTTTGCGCAAACATCTCAAGGAAATGCCGAGGACCATGCTCCGCTATGCCATCGAACGTTTCAGCCCCGAAAAGAGACGTCAGTACCTTCAAAAAACGTAA
- a CDS encoding DUF933 domain-containing protein, whose translation MYISIIGAAGSGKTMLFQALSGIKKDNGIAPNTIVTVDVPDERLERLAKTFNPKKTVHARIEISDTATIEEGDVKNETISPKAIQKMRTSDAFILILRHFDNGLPVDPVAEFRTIFTEFILSDMAQIEIRLERINKQSGKKDNPLVQQEKAMLEKCLAHLNEEKPLSVLQTLNGEGKMLRGFQFLSQKPMMLVVNCDEMTVDEAETILSDIKLLLPGDIPIIVACAKLEAELALMPPEECADFMIEYGIKETIRDRIIQLACRTLGLIFFLTVGEDECRAWPIKRGMSAQDAAGTIHTDFYNKFIRAETVGYDDFIKYGNFAECKKAGVWRLEGKEYIVRDGDIISIRAGN comes from the coding sequence ATGTACATTTCAATAATCGGAGCCGCCGGTTCTGGGAAGACAATGCTTTTTCAGGCTTTAAGCGGCATAAAAAAAGATAATGGCATTGCCCCGAATACGATAGTAACCGTTGATGTACCTGATGAGCGCCTTGAGAGGTTAGCTAAAACATTCAATCCAAAAAAGACTGTCCACGCACGTATAGAAATATCCGACACAGCAACGATAGAAGAAGGCGATGTAAAGAATGAAACGATTAGCCCTAAGGCAATCCAGAAAATGCGGACAAGTGATGCTTTTATCCTTATTCTGCGACATTTTGATAATGGATTACCCGTTGACCCTGTAGCTGAATTCAGGACGATTTTTACTGAGTTTATCCTTTCTGATATGGCGCAGATCGAAATACGCCTGGAGCGCATCAACAAGCAGAGCGGGAAAAAGGATAACCCCCTTGTCCAGCAGGAAAAGGCCATGCTTGAGAAGTGCCTGGCCCACCTTAATGAAGAAAAACCATTATCTGTCCTGCAAACCTTAAATGGAGAGGGGAAAATGCTTCGCGGCTTCCAGTTCCTCTCGCAAAAGCCTATGATGTTGGTGGTGAATTGCGATGAAATGACAGTTGATGAAGCTGAAACAATCCTGTCAGACATTAAACTGTTATTGCCCGGCGATATCCCCATTATTGTTGCTTGCGCCAAACTTGAAGCGGAACTGGCGCTTATGCCACCCGAAGAGTGTGCTGATTTCATGATAGAATACGGCATTAAGGAAACGATACGTGACCGCATCATACAGCTTGCCTGCCGGACGCTGGGCTTGATCTTTTTTTTAACGGTCGGGGAAGATGAATGCCGTGCATGGCCGATAAAAAGAGGTATGAGTGCCCAGGATGCAGCAGGGACTATCCATACAGATTTTTACAATAAATTTATCCGTGCTGAAACAGTTGGCTATGATGATTTTATAAAATATGGTAATTTTGCGGAATGTAAAAAGGCAGGGGTGTGGCGTCTCGAAGGGAAGGAGTATATTGTCCGGGATGGTGATATCATTTCCATCAGAGCAGGCAACTAA
- a CDS encoding GAF domain-containing protein: MAKGIEKNWFNEISLKNKNLHYKLYLIVGLFFVFPVFGILFYAIKHDFLNDESLRIFLVAFLVFSLLGIIMLRRIFQAVANISKKISERIVEEISDFQPENGIDELTNIIQSFNAIEHQFKVTFEQLEKNASKISTLKELSDLCYITYDTEELMYITLERALKLVNADLGSVLMLERPDRKKFIVQATIGLGDLVKVGDRIDFEKSISKYAVINKSPLLVNDIEKDSRFGRNNRPLYGTKSFICMPLKTINDIIGVITVSRRNDDMLFMPEDVEVLTSLLSGAAFTYENLRLLKENEQNDGFLRQLEKIFNVINSSFKDSELIYAILNEIQALVPFEAAIIMMKEETKPHDLVVFDFFSHRPINLSRGSYYNYKDTVFDKVMKQGATINVNDTETMTNEIEKELFLGQGYKSCLLSALKIQGNVEGVLVLCTSRPEAFQKTTEFIGLAKDSLSLAIERNKLSVVVVKRDQELDTLKEIGNTLAISTFDIDKVLNYAMDMIRVVMDVGAGSLFLLHDSELEFKITFGNNIEELTKFKLKLGQGISGYVASQGKPLIVNDVTLSPHFFSDIDKFTGFETRSVLCVPMISQGKVLGVIELINKINGDFGPGDEHLLQSIVSSLVIAMENARLYQETISMTEHERGIRQMFQKFVPMEVVDKIVYGKDTEKAIIDEFRSLTLLNIDIRGFSKLAKEMGPQKTVSMLNYFFSIMGSTVFNHHGIVDKYLGDGFLAIFGAPVSSTMDADNAIAAALEMKKSIETVSDHFLQELGAPLVIGISIHTGEVVIGNIGFDKKMDYTVIGDSVNTAFRLQNLVKTLPNGILISEDTRRAAQSHLDINELGEYEIDSTIGTLKVYELLGQEKY, from the coding sequence ATGGCAAAGGGAATCGAAAAAAATTGGTTTAACGAAATATCGTTAAAAAATAAGAACCTTCATTACAAGCTGTATCTAATTGTTGGTCTTTTCTTTGTTTTTCCGGTTTTTGGCATTCTTTTCTATGCCATTAAACACGATTTTCTCAATGACGAATCATTACGCATATTTTTAGTTGCCTTCCTTGTATTCTCTTTACTCGGTATCATAATGCTCCGCCGTATATTTCAAGCAGTGGCAAATATTTCAAAAAAAATCTCGGAAAGGATTGTCGAGGAAATCTCAGATTTTCAGCCTGAGAACGGCATCGATGAATTGACGAATATCATTCAGTCTTTTAATGCCATCGAACATCAGTTTAAGGTTACCTTTGAGCAACTCGAAAAGAACGCATCAAAAATATCAACCCTTAAAGAACTTTCAGACCTTTGTTATATAACCTACGACACAGAAGAACTCATGTATATAACATTAGAGCGCGCCTTGAAGCTGGTAAATGCCGATTTAGGTTCTGTGCTCATGCTTGAGCGGCCAGACCGCAAAAAATTTATCGTGCAGGCAACTATTGGACTCGGAGATCTCGTCAAAGTGGGAGACCGGATTGATTTTGAAAAGAGCATCTCAAAGTATGCAGTCATCAATAAATCCCCTCTTCTTGTTAATGATATTGAAAAAGACAGCCGTTTCGGAAGGAATAACCGCCCTCTTTACGGAACAAAATCCTTTATATGCATGCCCCTCAAAACTATTAATGATATTATCGGCGTTATCACGGTTTCCCGGAGAAACGACGATATGCTTTTTATGCCGGAAGATGTGGAAGTGCTCACATCTCTCTTGAGCGGCGCAGCTTTCACATATGAGAATCTTCGTCTTCTTAAGGAAAATGAGCAAAATGATGGGTTTCTAAGGCAACTGGAGAAGATTTTCAATGTCATCAACTCGAGCTTCAAGGATAGCGAGCTCATATATGCTATTCTGAATGAAATACAGGCACTGGTTCCTTTTGAAGCAGCTATTATTATGATGAAAGAGGAAACCAAACCCCATGACCTTGTGGTTTTCGATTTCTTTTCTCACAGGCCGATCAACCTGTCCAGAGGGTCTTATTACAATTACAAAGATACAGTTTTTGATAAGGTAATGAAACAGGGAGCAACCATTAACGTGAACGATACCGAAACTATGACCAATGAGATCGAAAAGGAACTCTTTCTTGGTCAGGGATATAAGTCATGTCTCCTGTCTGCCTTAAAGATACAGGGCAACGTAGAAGGGGTGCTGGTCCTTTGTACATCAAGACCGGAGGCCTTTCAAAAAACAACGGAGTTCATCGGCTTAGCGAAAGACAGTCTTTCTTTGGCAATCGAAAGGAACAAACTGTCTGTTGTTGTTGTAAAGCGTGATCAGGAGTTGGACACCCTTAAAGAGATCGGAAATACCCTTGCCATATCCACATTCGATATCGACAAAGTCCTCAATTATGCAATGGATATGATTCGTGTTGTCATGGATGTAGGGGCTGGATCGCTGTTTTTATTGCACGACAGTGAGCTTGAATTTAAGATTACCTTCGGTAACAATATCGAAGAACTGACAAAATTCAAACTTAAACTTGGGCAAGGCATCTCCGGTTATGTTGCCAGTCAGGGAAAACCGCTTATCGTGAATGACGTAACACTGTCTCCCCATTTTTTTTCTGATATTGACAAATTTACCGGATTTGAAACACGATCCGTATTGTGTGTACCCATGATCTCACAGGGAAAAGTGCTCGGTGTCATTGAGCTCATCAATAAAATCAATGGTGATTTCGGTCCGGGCGATGAACACCTCCTCCAGTCCATTGTCTCATCACTGGTTATTGCCATGGAAAATGCCCGTCTTTATCAGGAGACAATATCGATGACCGAACATGAGCGGGGGATCAGACAAATGTTTCAGAAGTTCGTCCCTATGGAGGTTGTCGATAAAATTGTTTACGGGAAGGACACAGAGAAAGCGATCATCGATGAGTTCAGAAGTCTTACCCTCCTGAACATTGATATCCGGGGATTTTCCAAACTTGCAAAAGAAATGGGACCGCAAAAAACCGTATCGATGCTTAACTACTTCTTTTCAATAATGGGTAGCACCGTGTTCAATCACCATGGCATTGTTGACAAATACCTGGGTGACGGCTTTCTTGCTATTTTTGGTGCACCAGTTTCAAGCACCATGGATGCCGATAACGCAATTGCCGCAGCCCTCGAAATGAAAAAATCCATTGAAACGGTAAGTGATCATTTTCTTCAGGAACTGGGGGCTCCCCTCGTTATAGGGATCAGTATCCATACCGGTGAGGTTGTAATTGGCAATATCGGCTTCGACAAGAAAATGGATTATACGGTGATCGGCGATTCGGTGAATACCGCTTTCAGGTTGCAAAATCTTGTTAAAACCTTACCGAACGGCATCCTTATAAGTGAAGATACCCGCCGGGCTGCACAGTCCCATCTGGATATCAATGAACTTGGCGAATATGAGATCGACTCAACAATCGGTACACTGAAAGTATACGAACTTCTGGGTCAGGAAAAATATTAG
- a CDS encoding DUF294 nucleotidyltransferase-like domain-containing protein, giving the protein MKVGEILFKQGFVEEVSIVNALAIQNANNKNIGEILIDIGAIQKNTLHEALSFQKALEMDRYENKVNFLENNMPFNLLARADLEEVAESMEWESFLPKKIIFSQDKGSDKFIVVKSGLVKACMEENSKEIIIGFLGEGECFGEMPMLSDSPRTPKYEVIEDSLCLSQRREAFLRMVQKHSIFYNFFHRLLNYRMSKVYKEFLVSNTSTVNVESTLYKKQVKDMLPSAQIFCSHKATTKEAARELLDNGLETIIVTDDSTATKGILGYRDIVKAVLLEGKDPQQPIETIMEKQYKTIDAESFLYDAIHEMVKHKTNQLIVLDKGKTVGLLTTFDILKHKGIEVLSLLKNIDEAPSISELDAVRSGVEKVLAILMADGALASHVCKIISEFNDKIVKRVIALVEKDLGYPPSSYAWLGLGSEGRKEQTLLTDQDNAIIYLDSPSGDTEEYFKTFSHQVTDALNKCGFPLCKGNVMATNPKYSGSIIQWKKRTAEWILSRSLSENEIIDIFVFFDFRTIYGNKFLEFELKSHMMKLIKENQLFLKLLAQVITSIPMPLGFFKNFIVEKNGKYKNTLNIKNYGLLPLNTCVKMLAFQQGIFETNTLERIKKLNKDTIIKTDLAEFLEQSFETFLTLKIRNDLNDRDRGRDFSNRIDPATLTARQKQLLKEAFLAVSQLQKITQEFLKVENQNFYN; this is encoded by the coding sequence ATGAAAGTTGGGGAAATACTTTTTAAACAGGGTTTTGTCGAAGAAGTATCCATCGTAAATGCCTTAGCAATCCAAAATGCAAACAATAAAAACATCGGGGAAATACTTATCGATATCGGTGCAATACAAAAAAACACCCTTCACGAGGCGTTATCATTTCAGAAAGCTCTTGAGATGGACAGGTATGAAAACAAAGTAAATTTTCTTGAAAATAATATGCCTTTTAATCTTCTTGCAAGGGCTGACCTTGAAGAGGTTGCAGAAAGCATGGAATGGGAATCTTTTTTACCTAAAAAGATTATATTCTCACAGGATAAAGGGTCTGACAAATTTATTGTAGTGAAAAGCGGCCTCGTAAAGGCTTGCATGGAGGAAAATAGCAAAGAGATTATTATAGGGTTTCTCGGTGAAGGTGAATGTTTTGGTGAGATGCCTATGCTCTCCGATTCTCCAAGGACTCCAAAGTACGAAGTGATAGAGGACTCATTGTGTTTGAGCCAGAGAAGAGAGGCTTTCCTCCGTATGGTTCAAAAACATTCAATTTTTTATAATTTCTTTCACCGGTTGCTCAATTATCGAATGAGCAAGGTTTATAAGGAGTTTCTTGTTTCGAATACGAGCACTGTAAATGTGGAGTCCACCCTGTATAAAAAACAGGTGAAAGATATGCTTCCTTCAGCTCAAATATTCTGTAGCCATAAAGCAACAACGAAAGAGGCCGCCAGAGAACTCCTGGATAATGGGTTAGAAACGATCATAGTAACCGACGATTCGACTGCTACAAAAGGCATTCTTGGTTATAGAGATATTGTCAAAGCGGTTTTACTGGAAGGAAAGGACCCCCAGCAACCGATAGAGACAATAATGGAAAAACAATACAAAACAATCGATGCAGAAAGCTTCCTTTATGATGCCATTCACGAAATGGTTAAGCACAAAACCAATCAACTCATCGTACTGGACAAAGGAAAAACGGTGGGATTACTTACCACATTTGATATCCTGAAGCATAAAGGCATTGAGGTTTTGTCTTTGTTGAAAAATATTGATGAGGCGCCAAGCATCTCCGAATTGGACGCAGTACGGTCCGGGGTGGAAAAGGTATTGGCTATTTTAATGGCTGATGGCGCTCTTGCATCGCACGTGTGTAAAATTATAAGTGAATTTAATGATAAGATTGTAAAAAGGGTAATCGCTTTAGTCGAAAAAGATCTCGGTTATCCCCCGTCTTCATACGCATGGTTAGGATTGGGCAGCGAAGGGAGAAAAGAACAAACACTGCTCACAGATCAGGACAATGCGATAATCTATCTCGATTCTCCCTCCGGGGACACCGAAGAATATTTTAAAACATTTTCCCATCAAGTAACAGATGCGTTAAACAAGTGCGGTTTCCCTTTATGCAAGGGTAACGTTATGGCAACAAACCCCAAATATTCCGGGAGTATAATACAGTGGAAGAAAAGGACGGCAGAATGGATACTCTCAAGGTCACTCTCAGAGAACGAGATTATTGATATATTCGTCTTTTTTGATTTCAGAACGATATATGGAAACAAATTTCTTGAATTTGAGCTGAAATCGCATATGATGAAGTTAATCAAAGAAAATCAGCTATTCCTGAAGTTGCTGGCCCAGGTAATTACCTCTATTCCTATGCCATTGGGGTTTTTTAAGAATTTTATTGTAGAAAAAAACGGTAAATATAAAAATACGCTCAATATAAAAAATTATGGGCTCCTCCCCCTGAATACATGTGTAAAGATGCTTGCATTTCAGCAAGGCATCTTTGAGACGAATACATTAGAGAGGATAAAAAAACTGAACAAGGATACAATAATAAAAACCGATCTGGCGGAATTTTTAGAACAGTCTTTCGAAACCTTTCTCACCCTGAAAATCAGAAACGATTTGAACGATAGAGACCGTGGGAGAGACTTCAGCAACCGCATCGATCCGGCAACGCTTACCGCAAGACAAAAACAATTGCTGAAAGAGGCGTTCCTCGCTGTTTCTCAACTGCAAAAAATAACGCAAGAATTCCTTAAGGTTGAAAACCAGAATTTTTATAATTAA
- a CDS encoding sodium-translocating pyrophosphatase encodes MFFSLFLFAAMLLMTAPLALAGEADIVLPDLSQVSFNIFGGLSGLSIMYFGILICFVGLIFSIVQANQTKNLPAHRAMLEVSEIIWQTCKSYLAQQGKFLVILWVLIAICMVYYFMGLSHAPFGNMVIILLASVLGILGSYGVAWFGMRINTWANSRTAFSSLRGRPVDVVTIPLNSGMSVGLLLVSVELFFMICILVFLPKDLIGPSFIGFAIGESLGASALRIAGGIFTKIADIGSDLMKIVFKLPEDDPKNPGVIADCTGDNAGDSVGPTADGFETYGVTGVALIAFLALALAANPSMSGTLIIWIFAMRILMIITSLVSYFINKGITSSLYGTKTKFDFEQPLTNLVWITSAVSIIVTFWASYMLLGDMDAKYPGLWWALSIIISCGTIAGALIPEFTKVFTSTKSRHVQECVSAARHGGASLNILSGFVAGNFSAFWEGLTILTLMFIAYLVSQHPSIMAVMPAKFTFAAPVFAFGLVAFGFLGMGPVTIAVDSYGPVADNAQSVYELSRIESVPNIAAEIKGQFGFEPNFDTAKDYLEEADGAGNTFKATAKPVLIGTAVVGATTMVFGIIILLENMFGDVVAKLSLVQPQIILGLLMGGAVIYWFTGAATQAVTTGAYRAVVFIKKNINLDKEEASIEDSKEVVKICTQYAQKGMLNIFIVVFFMALALSFFNPYFFIGYLVGIAFFGLFQAIFMANAGGAWDNAKKIVEVDLKEKGTPLHEATVIGDTVGDPFKDTSSVSMNPVIKFTTLFGLLATEIAVTIQSQTLKTSLGAIFFIVALVFIYRSFYSMRIGDETLE; translated from the coding sequence ATGTTTTTTTCGTTGTTTCTTTTTGCTGCCATGCTGTTAATGACAGCACCACTCGCCCTTGCCGGCGAAGCAGACATCGTGCTGCCGGATCTCTCCCAGGTATCCTTTAATATCTTCGGTGGGTTGAGCGGTCTGTCCATCATGTATTTCGGTATTCTTATCTGTTTTGTCGGTCTTATCTTCTCGATCGTCCAGGCGAATCAGACAAAGAACCTCCCTGCCCACAGGGCCATGCTGGAGGTATCAGAGATCATCTGGCAAACCTGTAAGTCCTACCTTGCACAGCAGGGTAAGTTCCTGGTCATTCTCTGGGTCCTCATCGCAATATGTATGGTTTACTACTTTATGGGACTTTCACATGCGCCATTCGGCAATATGGTCATCATCCTCCTGGCCTCCGTTCTCGGTATACTCGGCTCATACGGTGTGGCATGGTTCGGCATGAGGATCAATACATGGGCCAACTCCAGGACAGCCTTTTCATCCCTGCGCGGCAGGCCCGTTGACGTCGTTACTATTCCCCTTAACTCCGGAATGAGCGTGGGACTCCTCCTTGTAAGCGTGGAGCTTTTCTTCATGATCTGCATCCTTGTGTTTCTTCCGAAAGACCTTATCGGTCCGAGTTTCATCGGTTTTGCCATCGGTGAGTCTCTGGGTGCAAGCGCCTTGAGAATCGCAGGCGGTATCTTCACGAAGATTGCCGACATCGGCTCCGATCTCATGAAGATCGTCTTCAAGCTTCCCGAAGACGACCCGAAAAACCCCGGTGTTATCGCCGACTGTACCGGTGACAACGCAGGCGACAGCGTCGGCCCCACCGCAGACGGTTTCGAGACATACGGCGTTACCGGTGTTGCCTTAATCGCCTTCCTCGCCCTTGCCTTAGCAGCAAATCCAAGCATGTCGGGAACCCTGATCATCTGGATATTCGCAATGCGTATTCTTATGATCATTACCTCTCTTGTTTCATATTTCATCAATAAAGGCATCACCTCTTCCCTTTATGGCACAAAGACAAAATTTGATTTTGAACAGCCCCTTACCAATCTCGTATGGATCACCTCGGCAGTCTCAATCATTGTTACCTTCTGGGCAAGCTATATGCTCCTTGGTGACATGGACGCCAAGTATCCCGGCCTGTGGTGGGCGCTTTCCATCATCATCTCCTGCGGCACCATTGCCGGCGCATTGATCCCTGAGTTTACCAAGGTCTTCACAAGCACCAAATCGCGTCACGTGCAGGAGTGCGTCAGTGCGGCACGCCATGGCGGTGCATCACTGAATATCCTCTCCGGTTTTGTTGCCGGTAACTTCTCCGCTTTCTGGGAAGGCTTGACAATCCTCACTCTCATGTTCATCGCCTACCTTGTTTCCCAGCATCCCTCAATTATGGCAGTCATGCCTGCGAAATTCACATTTGCGGCTCCAGTATTTGCCTTCGGCCTTGTGGCCTTCGGTTTCCTCGGCATGGGTCCTGTAACAATCGCCGTTGACAGTTACGGTCCCGTAGCAGACAACGCCCAGTCAGTGTATGAGCTTTCCAGAATTGAAAGCGTTCCTAACATTGCAGCAGAGATCAAGGGTCAGTTCGGCTTTGAGCCCAACTTCGATACAGCCAAAGATTACCTCGAAGAAGCTGACGGGGCAGGCAACACCTTCAAGGCAACGGCAAAACCGGTGCTTATCGGTACAGCCGTCGTCGGTGCAACTACAATGGTCTTCGGCATCATCATCCTTCTTGAGAACATGTTCGGAGATGTTGTTGCCAAGCTGAGTCTCGTGCAGCCCCAGATCATCCTCGGTCTTCTCATGGGTGGCGCTGTTATCTACTGGTTTACCGGCGCAGCGACCCAGGCAGTTACAACCGGTGCTTACAGGGCTGTCGTATTCATCAAGAAAAATATCAACCTCGACAAGGAAGAGGCCTCCATCGAGGACAGCAAGGAAGTCGTAAAGATTTGTACCCAGTACGCCCAGAAAGGCATGCTGAATATCTTCATCGTGGTCTTCTTCATGGCCCTTGCATTGTCCTTCTTCAACCCTTACTTCTTCATCGGCTATCTCGTTGGAATCGCCTTTTTCGGGCTCTTCCAGGCCATCTTTATGGCAAACGCCGGTGGTGCCTGGGATAACGCCAAGAAGATCGTCGAAGTTGATCTGAAAGAGAAGGGGACCCCGCTCCACGAAGCAACCGTTATCGGTGATACAGTTGGCGACCCCTTTAAAGATACATCGTCTGTCTCTATGAACCCCGTTATCAAGTTCACGACCCTTTTCGGGCTTCTCGCGACAGAAATAGCCGTAACTATTCAGTCTCAGACGCTAAAAACATCGCTCGGCGCCATCTTCTTCATCGTGGCACTCGTCTTCATATATCGCTCATTCTACAGCATGAGGATCGGCGACGAAACGCTTGAGTAG